In Apodemus sylvaticus chromosome 7, mApoSyl1.1, whole genome shotgun sequence, the sequence attttttttgctattgttgcTTTAAAAGGTTATGTGCTAAATCCAGTGTGTTGTGCATGTAAACACATAACTCAGTGAATAAGTTATATTTCCAGTTGTCTCACTACTTTTAAACCACACGTATCCTAAGATTTTGCGCACATAACATACAAATTCTATTTAATTAAAAGAGCATCTATTCAAAGTTTTTCTAAGGGCAATATGGACATCCTTATTCCTTATACTGTAGATAAAAGGATTCAGCATTGGACCCACAATTGTATAAAAAATGGTAGATACTTTATCATCATCCACAGATGTGCTAGAAGGCTTAAGATACATGAAGGCTGAAGctccaaagaaaagagaaagagctaTTATATGGGAGCCACAGGTACTGAAGGCTTTTGACCTACCTCCTGTAGAATGGATGCTAAGGATGTTGGAAAGTATCAAAgtataagaaataaagatagtTAGACTGGGCACTGTTACATTAAATCCTACAACAAGGTAAACCACCAGTTCATTGATGAAGGTGCTTCTGCAGGAGAGTTGTAGAAGAGGGGGTATATCACACATGTAATGATTGATAATGTTGCTATCACAGAAGGTCAGGCTTAGCATGTTGGCAGTATGTGTAATGGCTTCCAGAAACCCCATCACATACACCCCGACTGTCATCAAGAGGCAGACCCAATGGGACATGGTGACCTGGTAAAGCAGGGGCTTACAGATGGCAGCATATCTGTCATAGGCCATTGCTGTCAAAATATAGCATTCATCAAtagcaaagaaagcaaagaaaaagaccTGAGTAAGGCACTCAGCATGAGAGATGATGTTCTGCTTCACAAAACCCACCAGCATTCTGGGGGTTATGACTGAGGAGTAGCAGAAATCAATGAAGGAAAGGTTGAAAAGGAAGtagtacatgggggtgtgcaggTGAGGATTCAAAACAAT encodes:
- the LOC127690093 gene encoding olfactory receptor 145-like, with the protein product MALGNDSSVTEFILLGLTQQPELQLPLFLLFLGIYVVSVMGNLGLIVLIVLNPHLHTPMYYFLFNLSFIDFCYSSVITPRMLVGFVKQNIISHAECLTQVFFFAFFAIDECYILTAMAYDRYAAICKPLLYQVTMSHWVCLLMTVGVYVMGFLEAITHTANMLSLTFCDSNIINHYMCDIPPLLQLSCRSTFINELVVYLVVGFNVTVPSLTIFISYTLILSNILSIHSTGGRSKAFSTCGSHIIALSLFFGASAFMYLKPSSTSVDDDKVSTIFYTIVGPMLNPFIYSIRNKDVHIALRKTLNRCSFN